A single Pseudobdellovibrionaceae bacterium DNA region contains:
- a CDS encoding homogentisate 1,2-dioxygenase produces MHSYSQGKFTKQAHKGIPENSYEEEQGLKGFFGPVSHLIKSKPSTNWSKIEGPLKPRAFDLTLLADKKDEQLLLYNQQVRISSLVCKPSKEKQQIANRSADGDLLFFCQSGSGKILTEYGLLEYSAGTYIVIPKCISYVIFPKEVSWFLSIENLNSHYQQPDRGLLGRNAIYDIDQLGKPNLEELYIFLKEKQIEIKQIKIKHQQEHTNFFYEENIFNVTGWKGDLFPFTLSVYDLMPVMSHRVHLPPSVHSTFIAKDFVVCTFVPRPMESDKDALKVPFYHQNIDYDEVLFYHKGDFFSRDNIKPGMLTFHPAGFPHGPHPKAVKAVLDKKLTDEYAVMVDSAFPLQRADAIKAVENKEYQNSWKSRN; encoded by the coding sequence ATGCACAGTTATTCTCAAGGTAAATTTACTAAGCAAGCGCATAAAGGTATTCCCGAAAACAGTTACGAAGAGGAGCAGGGTTTAAAGGGTTTTTTTGGGCCTGTTTCGCACTTAATAAAAAGTAAACCCAGTACGAATTGGTCTAAAATTGAAGGCCCTTTAAAGCCAAGAGCTTTTGATCTTACGCTTTTGGCCGACAAAAAAGACGAGCAATTACTGTTATACAATCAGCAAGTACGAATTAGCTCTTTAGTTTGTAAGCCTAGTAAAGAAAAACAGCAAATAGCTAACCGAAGTGCCGATGGCGATTTACTCTTTTTTTGTCAAAGTGGAAGTGGAAAAATACTAACAGAATATGGTTTGCTAGAATACAGTGCGGGAACTTACATTGTTATTCCTAAATGCATTTCTTATGTTATTTTTCCCAAAGAGGTGTCTTGGTTTTTGTCCATCGAAAATTTAAACTCCCACTATCAACAACCCGACAGAGGTTTATTGGGCCGTAATGCTATTTACGACATAGATCAATTAGGAAAACCAAATTTAGAAGAGTTGTATATTTTTTTAAAAGAAAAACAAATAGAAATAAAACAAATAAAAATAAAACATCAGCAAGAGCATACTAACTTTTTTTATGAAGAAAATATTTTTAATGTTACAGGTTGGAAGGGAGATTTGTTTCCCTTTACTTTAAGCGTTTATGATTTAATGCCCGTTATGAGTCATCGAGTGCATTTACCGCCTAGCGTGCACAGCACTTTTATAGCAAAAGATTTTGTAGTATGTACTTTTGTGCCAAGGCCTATGGAGTCTGATAAAGATGCATTAAAAGTTCCTTTTTATCACCAAAATATAGATTATGACGAAGTGTTATTTTATCACAAAGGCGATTTTTTTAGTCGTGATAATATTAAACCAGGAATGTTAACTTTTCACCCCGCAGGCTTTCCTCACGGCCCTCACCCTAAAGCGGTAAAAGCTGTTTTAGATAAAAAGCTAACCGATGAATATGCGGTTATGGTAGACAGTGCTTTTCCGTTGCAAAGAGCCGATGCTATTAAAGCGGTAGAAAATAAAGAGTACCAAAATTCTTGGAAGAGCAGAAACTAA
- the hppD gene encoding 4-hydroxyphenylpyruvate dioxygenase gives MADKFAFQGVEFVEYATPKPEELAKVFYSLGFKKIGQHKTKEISLFRAGSFCFIINSDENSFAANFKNAHGPSACAMAFRVKNAQEAFDKAVKRGATPFKEADHKFLAVYGVGQSLIYFVDKYKDLEMYKEDFDISAELSEKRDLSLLSIDHLTNNVAKGSMQKVCDFYAQTFDFTEVRYFDIKGKQTGLLSKVMRSPCGTILIPVNEPSTENSQIQEYLDVYNGAGIQHIAFLTNDIVKTVSNLKKSSLKFLSIPDTYYETLLNRVPQVKDSLEDLKQLKILADGDKEGYLLQIFTENQVGPIFFEIIQRKNHFGFGEGNFQALFESMEEDQKRRGFL, from the coding sequence ATGGCAGATAAATTTGCATTTCAGGGAGTGGAGTTTGTAGAGTACGCTACGCCCAAACCAGAAGAGCTTGCTAAAGTGTTTTACTCTTTGGGGTTTAAAAAAATAGGTCAGCACAAAACTAAGGAAATTAGTTTATTTCGGGCAGGCAGTTTTTGTTTTATTATTAATTCAGACGAAAATAGTTTTGCCGCTAACTTTAAAAATGCACATGGACCTAGTGCATGCGCCATGGCCTTTCGTGTAAAAAATGCTCAAGAGGCTTTTGATAAAGCCGTAAAAAGAGGGGCAACTCCCTTTAAAGAAGCAGACCATAAATTTTTAGCTGTTTACGGAGTAGGGCAGTCTTTAATTTATTTTGTAGATAAATACAAAGATTTAGAAATGTATAAAGAAGATTTTGACATTAGTGCAGAGCTTTCCGAAAAAAGAGATTTAAGTCTTTTGTCTATTGATCATTTAACTAATAATGTTGCTAAAGGGAGCATGCAAAAGGTTTGTGATTTTTACGCCCAAACATTTGATTTTACAGAGGTTAGGTATTTTGATATCAAGGGAAAGCAAACAGGACTGCTTTCTAAGGTAATGCGTTCGCCTTGCGGAACTATTCTTATTCCTGTTAATGAGCCCTCTACAGAAAATTCACAAATTCAAGAATACTTAGATGTATACAATGGAGCAGGTATTCAACACATTGCTTTTTTAACCAACGATATTGTTAAAACGGTTTCTAATTTAAAAAAGAGTAGTTTAAAATTTTTATCTATTCCAGACACTTATTACGAAACTTTGCTTAACAGAGTTCCGCAAGTTAAAGATAGCTTAGAGGATTTAAAACAATTAAAAATTTTAGCAGATGGCGATAAAGAGGGTTACTTGTTACAAATTTTTACAGAAAATCAAGTTGGCCCCATCTTTTTTGAAATTATACAAAGAAAAAATCACTTTGGTTTTGGAGAGGGAAATTTTCAAGCCTTATTTGAATCCATGGAAGAAGACCAAAAGCGGCGAGGGTTTTTATAA